Proteins from one Bacteroides zhangwenhongii genomic window:
- a CDS encoding chondroitinase family polysaccharide lyase, whose amino-acid sequence MMKQLFTRLRVITLFSFLCSAFLHAQVVTDERMFSFEESKIPDYITGVNSQLSISDTHYKDGKHSLKWGFEPGGVLELKKDLKFEKKDPTGKDLYLSAFIVWVYNEEPQDATIEFEFLKDGKKCTSFPFGINFSGWRAAWVCYERDMQGTPEEGMNELRIVAPNAKGSLFIDHLITATKVDARQQTADLQVPFVNAGTNNHWLVVYKHSLLQLDIELTPVNDAQKKEMKLLEKRFRDMNYTKGKVSDKEIQTIRKKYDFYQITYKNGKVSGVPIFMVRASEAYERIIPNWDKDMLTKMGVEMRAYFDLMKKIAVAYNNSTAKPEVQNEMKKKFLAMYDHITDQGVTYGSCWGNIHHYGYSVRGLYLAYFLMKDVLREAGKLQEAERTLRWYAITNEVYPKPEGNGIDMDSFNTQTTGRIASILMMEDTPEKLQYLRSFSRWIDYGCRPAPGLAGSFKADGGAFHHRNLYPAYAVGGLDGATNMIYLFNRTEFAISELAHETVKNVLLAMRFYCNKLNFPLALSGRHPDGKGKLVPMHYAMMAMAGTPDGKEEFDKEVAAAYLRLVSGASSDDQEPEYMPKVSNAQEKKIARQLVEEGFRPEPDPQGNLAMGYGCVSVQRRGNWSAVARGHSRYLWAAEHYLGHNLYGRYLAHGSLQILTAAPGQTVTPATSGWQQEGFDWNRMPGVTSIHLPLEQLKAKVMNVDTFSGMEEMLYSDEAFAGGLSQQKENGNFGMKLHEHDKYNGTHRARKSFHFIGETIVCLGSDIENANAEYPTETTIFQLAVTDKAGHDYWKGYQGEGKIWMDHLGTGYYVPVTARFEKKFPQHSRMQDTGKETKGDWVSLVVDHGKAPKGGSYEYAVLPQTSTVTLQAFAKKPAYKVLQQDRNAHIVQSLSDNIYSYVLFETPQALLPGGLLQRTDTSCLVMIRKESPEKMLLTVSQPDLALYRGASDEAFDKDGKRVERSIYSRPWIDNESGEIPVTVTLKGQWNIKETPFCKVLSVDKKQTVLRFTCKDGASLEVMLEKR is encoded by the coding sequence ATGATGAAACAACTCTTTACCAGATTACGGGTGATTACCCTATTTTCATTTTTGTGTTCAGCATTTCTTCATGCGCAAGTCGTGACCGACGAGCGGATGTTCTCTTTCGAGGAATCGAAGATTCCGGATTACATAACAGGTGTCAATTCGCAACTCTCTATTTCCGATACACATTATAAAGACGGAAAACATTCGTTGAAATGGGGCTTTGAGCCCGGAGGGGTATTGGAATTGAAGAAGGATTTAAAGTTTGAAAAGAAAGACCCGACGGGTAAAGATTTATATCTTTCCGCTTTTATAGTATGGGTGTACAATGAGGAGCCTCAGGATGCAACAATTGAGTTTGAGTTTTTGAAAGATGGCAAGAAATGTACTTCGTTTCCTTTCGGAATCAATTTCAGCGGTTGGCGTGCCGCATGGGTTTGCTACGAACGGGATATGCAGGGTACTCCGGAAGAAGGAATGAATGAGCTTCGTATTGTTGCTCCGAATGCAAAAGGAAGCCTTTTCATCGATCATTTGATCACTGCTACGAAGGTAGATGCCCGTCAGCAAACAGCCGACTTGCAAGTCCCTTTTGTCAATGCCGGAACTAATAATCATTGGTTGGTTGTCTATAAACATTCATTGTTGCAGCTGGATATCGAACTGACTCCGGTGAACGATGCGCAAAAAAAAGAGATGAAGTTGCTGGAGAAGCGTTTCCGTGACATGAATTATACAAAAGGTAAAGTATCGGATAAAGAGATACAGACTATCCGCAAGAAATATGATTTCTATCAGATTACCTATAAGAATGGCAAGGTTTCGGGGGTACCTATTTTTATGGTACGTGCTTCAGAGGCTTATGAACGCATTATACCGAATTGGGACAAAGATATGCTGACCAAGATGGGTGTGGAGATGCGTGCTTATTTCGACTTGATGAAGAAAATTGCCGTTGCCTATAATAATAGTACGGCGAAGCCGGAAGTTCAGAATGAAATGAAGAAGAAGTTCCTGGCAATGTATGACCATATTACCGATCAGGGGGTGACGTACGGTAGTTGTTGGGGAAATATTCATCATTACGGGTATAGTGTCCGTGGTCTGTATCTGGCTTATTTCCTGATGAAAGATGTGTTGCGTGAGGCCGGTAAATTGCAGGAAGCCGAACGTACCTTGCGTTGGTATGCCATCACTAATGAAGTATATCCGAAGCCGGAAGGTAACGGTATCGATATGGATTCATTCAATACACAGACTACCGGTCGTATAGCAAGCATTCTGATGATGGAAGATACTCCTGAAAAGTTACAATACTTGCGGTCCTTTTCCCGTTGGATAGATTACGGGTGTCGTCCGGCTCCGGGATTGGCCGGTTCGTTTAAGGCGGATGGGGGGGCTTTCCATCATCGTAACCTTTATCCGGCTTATGCCGTCGGTGGTTTGGATGGAGCGACTAATATGATTTATCTTTTCAACCGGACAGAATTTGCTATCTCTGAACTGGCACATGAAACAGTTAAGAATGTGTTGCTTGCCATGCGTTTTTATTGCAATAAACTAAACTTCCCATTGGCCTTGTCCGGTCGTCATCCCGATGGAAAAGGAAAATTAGTGCCGATGCATTATGCAATGATGGCTATGGCGGGAACCCCCGATGGAAAGGAGGAATTTGACAAAGAAGTGGCAGCCGCTTATCTGCGCTTGGTGTCCGGCGCTTCTTCCGATGATCAAGAACCGGAGTATATGCCGAAAGTATCCAATGCGCAAGAGAAAAAGATTGCAAGGCAGCTTGTAGAGGAAGGTTTCCGCCCTGAACCCGATCCTCAAGGAAATCTGGCGATGGGTTATGGCTGTGTCTCTGTACAACGTCGCGGTAACTGGTCGGCAGTGGCGCGCGGACATTCCCGCTATCTTTGGGCGGCTGAACATTATCTGGGACATAATCTTTATGGTCGTTATCTGGCACATGGAAGTTTACAGATTCTTACCGCAGCTCCGGGACAGACTGTGACGCCTGCTACCAGCGGATGGCAACAGGAAGGTTTCGATTGGAACCGTATGCCGGGTGTGACTTCCATTCATCTTCCACTCGAACAGTTGAAAGCGAAAGTGATGAATGTGGATACATTCTCCGGTATGGAAGAAATGCTTTATTCCGATGAAGCTTTTGCCGGCGGACTGTCACAACAGAAAGAGAATGGGAACTTCGGTATGAAGCTGCATGAACATGATAAGTATAACGGAACCCACCGAGCACGCAAATCTTTCCATTTCATCGGTGAAACAATCGTTTGTCTAGGTTCGGATATTGAAAATGCCAATGCGGAATATCCTACTGAAACCACTATATTCCAATTGGCGGTAACCGACAAAGCGGGACATGATTATTGGAAAGGTTATCAAGGTGAAGGTAAAATATGGATGGATCATCTCGGAACCGGATATTATGTACCCGTTACGGCTCGTTTTGAGAAGAAGTTCCCGCAACATTCCCGTATGCAGGATACCGGTAAGGAGACGAAAGGGGATTGGGTATCATTGGTTGTCGATCATGGAAAAGCACCTAAAGGTGGAAGTTATGAGTATGCTGTTCTTCCGCAGACAAGTACGGTTACCTTACAAGCGTTCGCCAAGAAGCCTGCATATAAAGTTCTCCAACAAGACCGTAATGCCCACATCGTACAGTCTTTATCGGACAATATCTATTCTTATGTACTGTTTGAAACTCCACAAGCGTTGCTTCCCGGTGGATTATTGCAGCGGACGGATACTTCGTGCCTGGTTATGATTCGCAAAGAATCTCCGGAAAAGATGTTGTTGACCGTATCGCAACCGGATTTGGCATTGTATCGCGGTGCAAGCGACGAGGCTTTTGATAAAGACGGAAAGCGGGTAGAGCGCAGTATCTATTCCCGCCCGTGGATTGATAACGAAAGTGGTGAGATTCCGGTAACTGTAACGTTGAAAGGACAGTGGAATATAAAGGAAACTCCGTTCTGTAAAGTACTCTCCGTTGACAAGAAGCAAACAGTACTCCGCTTCACTTGCAAAGATGGTGCAAGTCTTGAAGTCATGCTGGAGAAGCGGTAG
- a CDS encoding DUF6250 domain-containing protein: protein MMKRFFISYSLITFLLLNSVALFAQHTSVFAKQWKIEDESHALQIIEHTDTLELIVPGGLTLWSSQRLTGDYEISYHICMVMKGGRHDRLSDLNCFWAANDPKHPDDLFARSQWRNGVFKNYNTLNLFYVGYGGNDNSTTRFRRYRGEYYGIAVDKVKPLLKEYTDAPHLLVPNKWYEIRIRVEKGMTTYAVNGEELFRYTLTGNEGDGHFGLRLLQNHVLFTGFKVTSF from the coding sequence ATAATGAAGCGATTTTTTATTAGCTACAGTCTGATTACTTTTCTTCTTTTGAATAGTGTGGCGCTTTTTGCTCAACATACTAGCGTCTTTGCGAAACAGTGGAAAATAGAAGATGAATCCCATGCTTTACAGATAATAGAACATACCGATACATTGGAACTGATTGTACCGGGTGGGTTGACTCTATGGTCCTCACAGCGTCTGACGGGTGATTATGAAATCAGTTACCATATCTGTATGGTGATGAAAGGGGGAAGGCACGACCGTCTGAGTGATTTGAATTGCTTTTGGGCTGCCAATGATCCTAAACATCCCGACGATCTTTTTGCTCGCAGTCAGTGGCGCAACGGTGTCTTTAAGAACTATAATACATTGAACCTTTTTTACGTTGGATACGGGGGAAATGATAATTCCACCACCCGTTTCCGACGTTACAGAGGAGAATATTATGGTATTGCAGTTGATAAAGTCAAACCGTTATTGAAGGAGTATACCGATGCGCCGCATTTGCTTGTACCCAATAAATGGTATGAAATCCGGATTCGGGTAGAAAAAGGAATGACTACTTACGCAGTGAATGGTGAAGAATTATTCCGCTATACCCTCACCGGAAACGAAGGAGACGGACATTTCGGTCTGCGCCTTTTGCAAAACCACGTGTTGTTTACCGGCTTTAAAGTGACTTCTTTTTGA
- a CDS encoding HEAT repeat domain-containing protein yields the protein MEQVLYGIDYIEYYFYWIYYKFIGYPLIIRICSIAVMFCIIAYLFLLFHIIYGIFKRRKEKKRYLQAHDKYYEEMKSISLDTNTISEQEIADRLKYDTKKRPKTNELRIITQLLTEIKSAHENELNELNYQSIQTVFQITRFLEHELQFGTKRAKIQALKIIQSINGYASEAVLVRFLYHRKIELRNSARYTYMWLSQGNPFRFFDEDISMKLRQWDMMELHAILEHRRKVGYNTPSFIKWVNTSAEENVKIFFINEIRLYNETESAPTLAKQINARSVEIRSEAIKTLGKLKYKEVEPKLIEMYHVQPEEVKRQIITAIAELKTDKALGFLYNAYDDADNWGTKRVILKALYDYSAMGRKTFDQLERKADSHTAILFAHTKHPLINQLI from the coding sequence ATGGAACAAGTATTATATGGAATAGATTACATAGAATATTATTTCTACTGGATATATTACAAGTTTATTGGCTATCCTTTAATAATAAGAATATGTTCGATTGCTGTAATGTTCTGCATCATTGCGTACCTATTTCTCCTATTCCATATTATATACGGTATATTTAAGAGACGTAAAGAAAAAAAGAGATACCTTCAGGCTCACGACAAATATTATGAAGAGATGAAATCCATCTCACTGGATACCAATACGATAAGCGAGCAAGAAATTGCCGATAGACTGAAGTATGATACCAAAAAACGTCCCAAAACCAACGAACTGCGTATCATCACCCAATTACTGACCGAAATCAAGAGCGCACATGAAAATGAGCTCAATGAATTGAACTATCAATCCATACAAACCGTATTTCAGATAACCCGTTTCCTCGAACATGAGCTGCAATTCGGGACTAAGAGAGCCAAGATACAAGCTCTGAAAATCATTCAATCCATTAATGGATACGCTTCTGAGGCTGTATTGGTGCGTTTCCTTTATCACCGCAAAATAGAGTTAAGGAATTCGGCACGCTATACATATATGTGGTTAAGTCAGGGAAACCCGTTCCGTTTCTTCGATGAAGACATCAGCATGAAGCTAAGGCAATGGGATATGATGGAGTTACACGCTATCCTCGAACACCGCCGGAAAGTAGGCTACAATACACCGAGTTTCATTAAATGGGTGAATACTTCGGCTGAAGAAAATGTGAAGATATTCTTCATCAATGAGATCAGACTCTATAATGAAACAGAAAGCGCCCCGACTCTCGCCAAGCAAATCAATGCCCGTTCTGTAGAAATACGAAGCGAGGCAATAAAGACGTTAGGCAAACTTAAGTACAAAGAGGTGGAGCCGAAGCTAATAGAGATGTATCATGTGCAGCCCGAAGAAGTCAAAAGGCAGATTATCACAGCTATTGCAGAACTGAAAACTGACAAGGCCTTAGGATTCCTGTACAATGCTTACGACGACGCCGACAATTGGGGAACAAAGCGAGTGATTCTGAAAGCCCTCTACGATTACAGCGCTATGGGCAGGAAAACATTCGATCAATTGGAGAGAAAAGCCGATTCTCATACAGCGATCTTATTCGCTCATACAAAACACCCGCTCATTAACCAGTTAATATAA
- a CDS encoding DcaP family trimeric outer membrane transporter → MKKYILIFLCLMMVSGSFAQIKDFKFKFYGQIRTDLYYNSRANEETVDGLFYMYPKDKVRDEDGNDLNGTPSSNFYTLYSRLGVDVAGPKLGTAKTSAKIEADFRGTGTSYSVVRLRHAYLNLDWGKSALLLGQTWHPLFGDVSPQILNLSVGAPFQPFSRAPQIRYRYTNKNFQLTGAAVWQSQYTSQGINPDEPTKSKKSHEYLKNGCIPEIYVGADYKNGGFLIGAGIEMLSMKPRKEAIGGNGKRFKVDERITTLSYEAHMKYTNKDWFIGAKSVLGSNLTQASGLGGFSIESIDERTGEQKYTPIRVSSSWFNLVYGKKWKPGIFVGYAKNLGTSDELYAPNGKAQLYGTGTNLDQLVTAGAELTYNVPHWKFGLEYTLSTAWYGSLNPMNGKIKDAHAVCNNRIVAVAMFMF, encoded by the coding sequence ATGAAAAAATACATTCTAATCTTTCTTTGCCTGATGATGGTATCGGGCAGTTTTGCTCAAATAAAGGACTTCAAGTTCAAATTTTACGGACAGATTCGCACCGACCTCTACTACAACAGTCGCGCCAATGAAGAAACCGTAGACGGATTATTTTATATGTATCCGAAAGATAAAGTACGTGACGAAGACGGAAATGACTTGAATGGAACGCCAAGCAGCAACTTCTATACTTTATATTCACGTCTGGGAGTAGACGTGGCTGGTCCTAAACTGGGGACAGCCAAGACTTCCGCCAAAATAGAAGCTGACTTTCGGGGTACCGGTACTTCTTATTCGGTAGTCCGCCTGCGCCATGCTTATCTCAATCTGGATTGGGGGAAATCGGCCTTATTGCTCGGTCAAACTTGGCATCCACTATTTGGAGATGTTTCTCCGCAGATTCTGAATCTTTCTGTCGGAGCACCCTTCCAGCCATTCAGCCGTGCACCGCAAATTCGTTACCGCTATACTAATAAGAACTTCCAACTGACAGGAGCTGCCGTATGGCAATCCCAATATACCTCGCAAGGTATCAATCCCGATGAACCCACTAAAAGTAAAAAGAGCCACGAATACTTGAAAAACGGCTGTATTCCGGAAATTTACGTAGGAGCCGATTATAAAAACGGAGGATTCCTGATTGGTGCGGGAATCGAAATGCTGTCAATGAAACCACGAAAGGAAGCTATCGGTGGAAATGGGAAGAGATTCAAGGTAGACGAACGAATCACTACTTTATCCTATGAGGCTCACATGAAATATACCAATAAAGATTGGTTTATCGGAGCCAAAAGCGTTTTGGGCTCCAACCTTACACAAGCTTCTGGACTCGGTGGATTCAGTATTGAATCTATCGATGAACGTACAGGAGAACAGAAGTACACTCCAATTCGTGTTTCCAGCTCGTGGTTCAACCTTGTCTATGGAAAAAAGTGGAAACCGGGAATTTTCGTCGGATACGCCAAGAACTTGGGAACAAGCGACGAATTATATGCTCCGAATGGAAAGGCACAACTTTACGGAACAGGTACAAATCTCGACCAATTGGTAACGGCGGGTGCAGAACTGACTTATAATGTTCCTCACTGGAAGTTCGGACTGGAGTATACGTTAAGCACAGCATGGTATGGTTCTCTCAACCCAATGAACGGGAAAATTAAAGATGCGCATGCTGTATGCAATAACCGTATCGTAGCGGTTGCCATGTTCATGTTCTAA
- a CDS encoding tRNA-dihydrouridine synthase family protein: MELQQLPIHFAPLQGYTEAFYRNAHATVFGGIDTYYTPFVRIEKESFRNKDVREIDFANNHVPHLVPQLIAPSAEKAETILSLFIEKGYGEADINLGCPFPLLAKRHNGSGILPYPEEVKTLLGIVVKYPQIRFSVKMRLGWENPEECLAIAPLLNDLPLRQVTMHPRLGKQQYKGDVDLKGFAAFQSVCKHPLIYNGDIKRREDILRIQEQFPMLAGIMIGRGLLANPALALEYKENRTLSADEMRNKLHSMHTSVYSQYAAQLEGGEGQLLNKMKTFWEYLAPEADRKLLKAIHKSGTLQKYNQAVLSFFGQR; this comes from the coding sequence ATGGAACTGCAACAGCTACCCATTCATTTCGCCCCATTACAAGGCTATACAGAAGCATTTTACCGCAATGCGCATGCTACCGTTTTCGGTGGTATAGACACTTATTATACCCCGTTTGTACGAATTGAGAAGGAAAGTTTCAGGAATAAAGACGTCAGAGAGATTGATTTCGCAAACAATCATGTGCCGCATTTAGTTCCTCAACTGATTGCTCCGTCCGCAGAAAAAGCGGAGACCATTCTTTCCCTTTTCATTGAAAAAGGATATGGCGAAGCAGACATCAATCTGGGATGTCCTTTCCCTCTTTTAGCCAAACGGCATAACGGCTCGGGAATACTTCCTTATCCAGAAGAGGTCAAGACATTATTAGGTATAGTCGTGAAGTACCCGCAAATCCGCTTTTCCGTAAAAATGAGATTAGGCTGGGAAAATCCGGAGGAGTGTCTCGCCATCGCTCCCCTATTAAACGACCTTCCTCTAAGACAGGTAACAATGCATCCCCGCTTGGGCAAACAGCAATATAAAGGAGACGTAGACCTCAAAGGCTTTGCCGCTTTTCAAAGCGTTTGCAAACATCCGCTTATTTATAACGGTGATATAAAAAGACGGGAAGATATCCTGCGAATCCAAGAGCAATTTCCCATGCTGGCGGGAATAATGATCGGACGGGGATTACTAGCCAATCCGGCATTGGCACTGGAATACAAAGAGAACCGCACACTATCCGCCGATGAAATGAGGAACAAACTACACTCCATGCACACATCCGTATACAGCCAATATGCCGCACAATTGGAAGGAGGGGAAGGGCAACTGCTCAATAAAATGAAAACCTTCTGGGAATACCTGGCGCCTGAAGCAGACCGGAAATTGCTAAAAGCAATCCATAAAAGCGGCACACTCCAGAAGTACAACCAAGCCGTTCTTAGCTTTTTTGGTCAACGATAA
- a CDS encoding LruC domain-containing protein: MTKIKGWMFALMGAMLMATSCSDTEFKNGNEDAGTAAPKNSSALVSVYSDKSGSEASLLVGDVLVENTRTLKLNVPAACETVYMKYNTVSGTTAMKEFALSSPLTRSADESDFLYETNRIASVTLALPEDAVQPTSETDAGYLFYHNTGVVMFEDGWPTDREIWYDEDFNDVVFEYDLKVTECQDEERMAIQGSKEELLLTLDVRAVGGMYPTTLGVVLSDLDSKYVDRITAKLLLKGGQGTMRELKKEELSAADKVIVDVPNWCWNNDTEGPNRFAKLTVDKAQTKGTVITLNGLSTLDNDKADEPKNYFQVTPGHIREGLPMLRAEIRLIGKEGLTGDERKAQLEAFEKLILDTKRQNFFIVASHDNNDFEIHMRGYEPTSAYEGTYNDLVQKTPSLQGADLYSNERGATWGIKVPVGTCHIYEVKEGKSLKFQEAYPDFYKWLDSKGAAYKDWYLHPDDEKIVKAW; this comes from the coding sequence ATGACGAAGATTAAAGGTTGGATGTTTGCCCTTATGGGGGCTATGTTGATGGCGACTTCTTGCTCCGATACAGAGTTTAAGAATGGGAATGAGGATGCAGGGACTGCTGCCCCGAAAAACTCTTCTGCGCTTGTGAGTGTGTATTCTGATAAAAGCGGTTCGGAAGCGAGTCTGCTTGTCGGAGATGTGCTGGTGGAAAATACCCGTACACTTAAGTTGAATGTTCCTGCTGCTTGCGAGACGGTGTATATGAAATATAATACGGTGTCGGGAACAACTGCTATGAAGGAGTTTGCGTTATCCTCTCCTCTTACTCGTAGCGCGGATGAGAGTGATTTCCTTTATGAAACCAACCGCATAGCATCGGTTACACTTGCGCTTCCTGAAGATGCGGTACAACCGACCAGTGAGACGGATGCGGGTTATCTTTTCTATCATAACACAGGTGTAGTTATGTTTGAGGACGGATGGCCTACCGATCGGGAAATCTGGTATGATGAAGATTTTAACGATGTTGTTTTTGAGTACGACTTGAAAGTAACTGAGTGTCAAGATGAGGAACGGATGGCTATTCAAGGGAGTAAAGAGGAACTGTTGCTTACTTTGGATGTCCGTGCTGTCGGTGGAATGTATCCTACTACATTAGGTGTTGTGCTGAGCGATTTGGATAGTAAGTATGTAGATCGGATTACGGCAAAACTTCTTTTGAAAGGCGGACAAGGGACTATGAGAGAGCTGAAAAAAGAAGAGCTTTCTGCAGCTGATAAAGTAATTGTGGATGTGCCGAATTGGTGTTGGAATAATGATACGGAAGGTCCCAATCGATTTGCAAAATTGACAGTAGATAAAGCCCAAACTAAAGGTACGGTCATTACATTGAACGGTTTGTCTACATTGGACAATGATAAAGCCGATGAACCGAAAAATTATTTCCAGGTAACACCTGGTCATATCAGGGAAGGGTTGCCTATGCTACGTGCTGAAATTCGATTGATTGGTAAAGAAGGTTTGACAGGAGATGAAAGAAAGGCTCAGCTTGAAGCGTTTGAAAAGTTGATTCTTGACACGAAGCGACAAAACTTCTTTATCGTTGCATCTCATGATAACAACGATTTTGAAATCCACATGAGAGGGTATGAGCCGACTTCTGCTTACGAGGGTACATATAATGATTTGGTTCAGAAAACTCCTTCATTGCAGGGCGCTGATTTGTATTCTAATGAAAGGGGTGCTACTTGGGGAATTAAAGTTCCGGTCGGGACCTGTCATATCTATGAAGTCAAAGAAGGTAAGTCGCTGAAATTTCAAGAAGCTTATCCGGATTTTTACAAATGGTTAGATTCAAAGGGTGCTGCTTATAAAGATTGGTATCTCCATCCGGATGACGAGAAAATAGTAAAAGCTTGGTAA